The following proteins are encoded in a genomic region of Spirosoma sp. SC4-14:
- a CDS encoding nuclear transport factor 2 family protein, translated as MTSISDAQAVVLAFVGALNDENFDAARQYVSDDLSFEGVLGSRSGAEAYFLDMKRMKLKYKVHKTFVDGQDVCLWYDITMGNVAVLTCGWYHVEQGKIAWFKVVFDPRPVLQAS; from the coding sequence ATGACTAGTATATCAGATGCTCAGGCAGTTGTTTTAGCGTTTGTGGGCGCTCTAAATGACGAAAATTTTGATGCAGCCCGCCAGTACGTAAGCGATGATCTTAGCTTTGAGGGCGTTCTGGGTAGTCGCTCGGGGGCCGAAGCCTACTTTCTGGATATGAAGCGAATGAAGCTGAAGTATAAAGTCCACAAAACGTTTGTCGACGGTCAGGACGTTTGCCTATGGTACGACATAACGATGGGTAACGTAGCTGTGCTCACCTGCGGTTGGTATCATGTTGAGCAGGGTAAAATTGCCTGGTTCAAGGTCGTGTTCGATCCTCGTCCGGTTTTACAGGCCTCCTGA
- a CDS encoding cupin domain-containing protein: protein MLAEQSTVIAAQELRAYQGGFFRVLVSPEQTDGNFALVDFTLPKGSEPPRHVHGHEDETFYLLEGSVEFEIGNAIVLGKVGQAVFAPRTVAHQFRIQSEQARMLTLITPGDFVNFFREFSVSIDQEPITIQAPQGPPPTDVLDRLVARMTERFGVRFA from the coding sequence ATGCTAGCTGAACAATCAACAGTAATCGCAGCACAGGAACTACGGGCCTATCAGGGAGGCTTTTTTCGGGTATTGGTTTCGCCAGAACAAACCGATGGCAATTTTGCACTGGTCGACTTCACTCTGCCAAAAGGCAGTGAACCTCCTCGTCATGTACATGGGCACGAAGACGAAACGTTTTACCTACTGGAAGGGTCGGTCGAATTCGAAATTGGCAATGCCATCGTTTTAGGCAAAGTTGGACAGGCCGTATTTGCGCCCCGCACCGTTGCACACCAGTTCCGTATTCAGTCCGAACAGGCGCGGATGCTTACGCTGATTACACCGGGCGACTTCGTTAATTTCTTCCGGGAATTCAGCGTATCGATCGATCAGGAACCCATAACGATTCAGGCACCGCAGGGCCCACCACCCACCGACGTACTAGATCGGTTAGTAGCCCGAATGACCGAGCGGTTCGGCGTTCGTTTTGCATAA
- a CDS encoding Lrp/AsnC family transcriptional regulator: MLPKEQLSGQSIELDEKDYAILRELQKNAKLTVREIAQRVHLSPTPTHERIKRLEQSGVIKQYATLLDNRKLNRSLMVLCLVSLKEHDKQTAHEFISGIVRFKEVVECFNIAGEYDFMLKIVTENMETYHDFFINYLGDVKGIGKAQSVFVMDVIKDTHELLY; the protein is encoded by the coding sequence ATGCTCCCCAAAGAACAATTGTCTGGCCAATCTATTGAACTTGATGAGAAAGATTATGCTATTCTGCGCGAACTACAAAAAAATGCCAAACTCACGGTTCGCGAAATTGCGCAACGGGTTCATTTGAGTCCTACACCAACGCATGAGCGAATCAAACGGCTGGAGCAATCGGGTGTTATTAAACAGTATGCCACTTTACTCGACAATCGGAAACTGAACCGTAGTCTGATGGTACTCTGTCTGGTATCGCTAAAAGAGCATGACAAACAAACGGCACATGAGTTTATTAGCGGTATAGTGAGGTTTAAGGAGGTCGTTGAGTGTTTCAACATTGCGGGCGAGTATGATTTCATGCTCAAAATCGTGACCGAAAATATGGAAACCTACCACGATTTTTTCATCAACTACCTGGGCGACGTAAAGGGGATAGGCAAAGCCCAGAGTGTGTTTGTGATGGATGTAATTAAGGACACACACGAGCTGCTTTACTGA